One genomic segment of Hevea brasiliensis isolate MT/VB/25A 57/8 chromosome 3, ASM3005281v1, whole genome shotgun sequence includes these proteins:
- the LOC110638792 gene encoding photosystem II repair protein PSB27-H1, chloroplastic, whose amino-acid sequence MASPTLLIPTSKPTPLSTTRSKAVVVASISPPRPSQQQHQKQPLRRHFLALATTILTPAMLSPVAPAHAASDEEYVKETEVVINKVRTAIKMDKNDPNVAEVAADLRETSNSWVAKYRREKALLGRASFRDIYSALNAVSGHYISFGPTAPIPAKRKARILEEMETAEKALSRGR is encoded by the coding sequence ATGGCGTCACCGACACTCCTAATCCCAACCTCCAAACCTACACCCCTCTCCACCACCAGATCCAAAGCCGTCGTTGTAGCTAGCATCAGCCCTCCACGGCCATCACAACAGCAGCACCAGAAACAACCTCTTCGCCGCCACTTCTTGGCCTTAGCCACTACTATTCTCACTCCAGCAATGTTATCCCCAGTGGCTCCAGCTCATGCTGCATCTGATGAAGAGTACGTGAAGGAGACCGAAGTAGTTATCAACAAGGTCAGAACCGCCATCAAGATGGACAAAAACGATCCTAACGTAGCAGAGGTAGCCGCTGACCTAAGAGAGACATCCAATTCTTGGGTGGCAAAGTATAGAAGAGAGAAGGCTTTACTTGGCCGTGCTTCTTTTCGTGATATATATTCGGCACTGAATGCTGTGTCTGGGCATTATATTAGCTTTGGACCTACAGCTCCCATTCCAGCAAAGCGGAAGGCGAGGATTCTTGAAGAGATGGAAACAGCTGAGAAAGCTTTGTCGAGGGGCAGATGA
- the LOC110638806 gene encoding histone-lysine N-methyltransferase ASHR2-like has product MDNNCNSQPQFIAITASESYNQHRHPYLALLALNIVSVAQIAFRFQLPPFPRPHAQTEPKSLRDCPSLVLHRPIERQIQARFLIAAYNLALVSPSNFQILSSLQGHGEDKDAVAAQFLHSFISSLCPPPSIEGFLFSLELTSALLAKDKLNAFGIMEPVDFNKENCGQRSVRAYGIYPKASLFNHDCLPNACRFDYVDNAPDRNTDVIIRMIHDVPQGREICLSYFPINENYSSRQKRLLEDYGFTCECDRCKVEANWSDQEDNEGDDDDEENEAMEEDHDEPMVEEAASEYETDFPHAYFFVRYMCNRENCWGTLAPLPSSNVNQSSNLLECNVCGNIKNEADDIDADGGQGAYSIPH; this is encoded by the exons ATGGACAACAACTGCAATTCTCAACCTCAATTTATTGCGATAACTGCTTCAGAAAGTTACAATCAGCATCGGCACCCTTATCTTGCCCTTCTTGCTCTCAACATCGTTTCTGTAGCCCAAATTGCCTTTCGGTTTCAATTGCCTC CCTTTCCTCGCCCCCACGCCCAAACAGAGCCTAAGTCGCTGCGGGATTGCCCATCCCTTGTTCTGCATCGGCCTATTGAGCGCCAAATCCAAGCCCGTTTCCTCATCGCCGCCTACAACCTTGCACTTGTCTCGCCTTCCAACTTCCAAATTTTATCATCTCTTCAAGGCCATGGAGAGGATAAAGATGCCGTAGCCGCTCAATTTTTACATTCCTTCATCTCGTCTCTCTGTCCTCCTCCTTCGATTGAGGGATTCCTCTTCTCCTTGGAACTTACCTCGGCACTACTTGCCAAGGACAAGCTCAATGCTTTCGGCATAATGGAACCTGTGGATTTCAATAAAGAAAACTGTGGGCAGAGATCAGTCCGAGCCTATGGCATATACCCGAAGGCCTCCCTCTTCAACCATGACTGCCTTCCAAATGCTTGCAGATTTGATTACGTCGACAATGCTCCCGATCGCAATACTGACGTGATTATCCGGATGATTCATGATGTCCCTCAAGGAAGAGAGATCTGCTTGAGCTATTTCCCTATTAATGAGAATTATTCCAGCCGGCAGAAAAGATTGCTCGAGGACTATGGATTCACCTGCGAGTGTGACCGGTGTAAAGTCGAAGCTAATTGGTCGGATCAGGAGGACAATGAGGgcgatgatgatgatgaagagaATGAGGCAATGGAGGAGGACCATGATGAACCAATGGTGGAGGAGGCAGCCTCAGAATATGAAACCGACTTTCCCCACGCTTATTTCTTCGTGAGATACATGTGTAATCGAGAAAATTGCTGGGGAACTCTAGCTCCTTTGCCTTCGTCAAATGTTAACCAGTCGTCTAATCTCTTGGAGTGTAATGTGTGTGGCAACATAAAAAATGAAGCAGATGACATTGATGCTGATGGAGGACAAGGCGCGTATTCCATACCTCATTAG